One genomic region from Natrinema caseinilyticum encodes:
- a CDS encoding NAD-dependent epimerase/dehydratase family protein, translating into MTATGETQTAAVTGATGFLGSRLCDRLLERGWEVRGLSRPTSNRGDREGIDWYVGDLFDDGTLRSLVDGADAVFHLAGIGLWSAGPDTVWTVNRDGTERVLEACRVTDAGRVVFTSTSGTRRPNGDHAFADETDVAEPIGAYQASKAEAEGLVDRYAGTGGDALTVHPTSIFGPGDEAFTAQLLAMGVEPTMPAHLPGGLSIVGVSDVVDGLLAAYERGTAGEHYILGGENLTYDRAVSRIADAVDGSPARIRVPPTAIRAAGPVAELVDAVADRRIFPFDRRMATLATKRLFYTSRKANEELGYEYQPLEAHLPETMAWYRSEVG; encoded by the coding sequence ATGACCGCGACCGGAGAGACGCAGACCGCGGCGGTCACCGGCGCGACCGGCTTCCTCGGATCTCGCCTCTGTGACCGCCTGCTCGAACGCGGCTGGGAGGTGCGCGGACTCAGCCGGCCGACCTCGAATCGAGGCGACCGCGAGGGGATCGACTGGTACGTCGGCGATCTCTTCGACGACGGGACGCTCCGGTCGCTCGTCGACGGCGCCGACGCCGTCTTCCACCTGGCTGGGATCGGGCTCTGGAGCGCCGGCCCGGACACGGTCTGGACTGTCAACCGCGACGGCACGGAGCGAGTGCTCGAAGCCTGCCGTGTCACCGACGCAGGTCGCGTGGTCTTTACCAGCACGTCCGGAACACGTCGTCCGAACGGTGATCACGCGTTCGCCGACGAGACCGACGTCGCCGAACCGATCGGTGCGTATCAAGCGTCGAAAGCCGAGGCGGAGGGGCTGGTCGACCGGTACGCCGGGACCGGGGGGGATGCCCTCACCGTTCATCCGACGTCGATCTTCGGACCCGGCGACGAGGCGTTCACCGCGCAACTGCTCGCCATGGGCGTCGAACCGACGATGCCCGCCCACCTCCCCGGCGGCCTGAGCATCGTCGGCGTCTCGGACGTGGTCGACGGCCTGCTCGCGGCCTACGAGCGCGGCACCGCCGGCGAGCACTACATTCTCGGCGGCGAGAACCTCACGTACGACCGAGCCGTGTCGCGCATCGCCGACGCCGTCGACGGATCCCCCGCGCGGATCCGCGTTCCGCCGACCGCGATCCGTGCGGCCGGACCGGTGGCGGAACTCGTCGACGCTGTCGCCGATCGGCGGATCTTTCCGTTCGATCGGCGGATGGCCACCCTCGCGACCAAACGGCTGTTCTACACGTCCCGGAAAGCGAACGAGGAGCTGGGATACGAGTACCAACCGCTCGAGGCACACCTGCCGGAGACGATGGCGTGGTATCGGTCGGAAGTCGGGTAG
- a CDS encoding polysaccharide deacetylase family protein, which yields MGSVVISLDAELGWGFHDLPEPPIERVESGRRGWKSMLELLEEFDVPATWAVVGHLMLEDCDGGHAAYPAPDGWFDRERTDWADREDLRFGRDLVRGVLESDADHELASHSFSHVLFGRPETDRELAVAELERCGELAAEWDRSIDSFIYPRNDIGHRDVLAEYGITAYRGASPTRDGVRGVFDSAIRDRSMLVAPTVDEYGLVNVPASMFLFGFEGAARTVAESIWEDPMVVLARRGIDEAARTDGLFHMWLHPNNLTHQRDDRRMRAILSHLERRRTETDLTVETMAGVAGRITEPPTAGERATASWS from the coding sequence GTGGGAAGCGTCGTAATCTCGCTCGATGCCGAACTCGGGTGGGGATTTCACGATCTCCCCGAACCGCCGATCGAACGGGTGGAATCCGGCCGCCGGGGCTGGAAATCCATGCTGGAATTACTCGAGGAGTTCGACGTGCCGGCCACCTGGGCCGTCGTCGGTCATCTCATGCTCGAGGACTGCGATGGCGGCCACGCGGCGTATCCGGCCCCGGACGGCTGGTTCGATCGCGAACGAACCGACTGGGCTGATCGCGAGGACCTCCGGTTCGGGAGGGACCTTGTCCGCGGCGTCCTCGAGTCCGACGCCGATCACGAGTTGGCAAGCCACTCGTTCTCCCACGTCCTGTTCGGGCGACCGGAGACGGATCGAGAACTCGCCGTCGCAGAACTCGAGCGCTGTGGCGAACTCGCGGCCGAGTGGGACCGGTCGATCGACTCGTTCATCTATCCGCGCAACGACATCGGCCACCGCGACGTGCTGGCCGAATACGGGATTACAGCGTATCGGGGTGCATCGCCGACCCGCGACGGCGTTCGTGGCGTGTTCGACTCCGCGATTCGGGATCGGTCGATGCTGGTCGCCCCGACCGTCGACGAGTACGGGCTCGTCAACGTTCCGGCCTCGATGTTCCTCTTCGGATTCGAAGGGGCGGCGCGGACGGTCGCGGAGTCGATCTGGGAGGATCCGATGGTCGTCCTCGCACGCCGCGGAATCGACGAGGCGGCCCGGACCGACGGTCTCTTTCACATGTGGCTTCATCCGAACAACCTGACTCACCAGCGGGACGATCGGCGAATGCGCGCGATCCTGTCGCACCTCGAGCGCAGACGGACCGAGACGGACCTCACCGTCGAGACGATGGCCGGGGTCGCCGGTCGAATCACGGAGCCGCCGACGGCGGGAGAGCGCGCGACGGCGAGCTGGAGCTGA
- a CDS encoding Gfo/Idh/MocA family protein has protein sequence MALPILNRWSDSSALSLGVLGVGNIGMVHLKSASAMPDVEVVAAADAVPENRTRAERAGVSRTYDDYATLLESEEIDAAVVALPPFLHAEAVRRAAEFGVDVFVEKPLARSTEEADELLEAADDAGIAVGVDHTLRYQPDMVGVKEAYDAGRVGHVPYASITRLNDGPLGRPPVANAPPSWPLDPDAAGGGSLLELGVHCFDVLEWLFGDLEVRDASMGRSLDVDVEDAATVLMEAPETGTTVTLHCGSYQWEQLPDVNTRLRLEGVTGTISNRNHLPERFYADAARSALSNVVSRFTNDEPTVFGPTFYLQAHYEALADFCEAIRSDERPPVDGADGRRTLALAEAAYELAATDAGADELEAPEVTL, from the coding sequence ATGGCACTACCGATTTTGAATCGATGGTCCGACTCGAGTGCGCTCTCGCTTGGCGTCCTCGGCGTCGGAAACATCGGCATGGTACACCTGAAATCCGCGTCGGCGATGCCGGACGTCGAGGTCGTCGCGGCGGCCGACGCCGTCCCCGAGAACCGAACTCGAGCGGAACGTGCCGGGGTCTCACGGACGTACGACGATTACGCGACGCTGCTCGAGTCGGAGGAGATAGACGCCGCGGTCGTCGCCTTGCCCCCGTTTCTCCACGCCGAGGCCGTCCGGCGGGCCGCCGAATTCGGCGTCGACGTCTTCGTCGAGAAACCCCTCGCCCGCTCGACCGAGGAGGCCGACGAGTTACTCGAGGCCGCCGACGACGCCGGGATCGCGGTCGGTGTCGATCACACGTTACGCTACCAGCCGGACATGGTCGGGGTCAAGGAGGCCTACGACGCCGGGCGGGTCGGGCACGTCCCCTACGCGTCGATCACCCGACTCAACGACGGGCCGCTCGGTCGGCCGCCGGTCGCGAACGCACCGCCGTCGTGGCCGCTGGACCCCGACGCGGCCGGCGGCGGGTCACTGCTCGAGCTCGGCGTCCACTGTTTCGACGTCCTCGAGTGGCTGTTCGGCGACCTCGAGGTTCGAGACGCCTCGATGGGACGGTCGCTCGACGTCGACGTCGAGGACGCCGCGACGGTCCTCATGGAGGCTCCGGAGACGGGAACGACGGTCACGCTCCACTGCGGGTCCTACCAGTGGGAGCAGCTGCCGGACGTCAACACCCGACTGCGCCTCGAGGGCGTGACCGGGACGATCAGTAATCGGAACCACTTGCCGGAGCGGTTCTACGCGGATGCGGCCAGATCGGCCCTTTCGAACGTGGTCAGTCGATTCACGAACGACGAGCCGACCGTCTTCGGCCCCACGTTCTATTTGCAGGCCCACTACGAGGCGTTGGCCGACTTCTGTGAGGCGATCCGGTCCGACGAACGGCCGCCGGTCGACGGCGCGGACGGACGCCGCACGCTGGCCCTCGCAGAGGCGGCCTACGAACTGGCCGCGACTGATGCCGGGGCGGACGAACTCGAGGCGCCGGAGGTGACGCTATGA
- a CDS encoding DUF362 domain-containing protein, producing MSEARVRAVGVDAADRRGGWIPDVDGRQAALEDPVRAVLEPDLEAVSSADRITLVPDAHYPFHPSSGMVTDPAVIGAIVATLRRWTDADIAVAGASDDRMAFDRTAKYLGYTDLLERSDAELVDLADEPRTEFVRSVDGRSLSLSVPTRLLESTVSVVPSLRPTENGPVAGAMRTLSSLVAGADDPDRVPAATTRIVEPGPAVVDATTVFGGEPAAANTLFAGAAPAVDAVATSLLGRSPGSDAALESVRGDDAEPVTVVGSSVDFDRLRDRIPDGDLPPADDTHPAVSTAYRIYATVAGDAVPPQLEARR from the coding sequence ATGAGCGAGGCGCGGGTCCGTGCGGTCGGCGTCGATGCGGCCGACCGCCGCGGCGGCTGGATCCCCGACGTCGACGGCCGCCAGGCTGCGCTCGAGGACCCCGTTCGTGCCGTGCTCGAGCCAGACCTCGAGGCGGTTTCGAGCGCCGACCGGATCACGCTCGTCCCGGACGCGCACTACCCGTTTCACCCCTCGTCCGGGATGGTGACCGACCCGGCCGTAATCGGGGCGATCGTCGCCACCCTGCGTCGGTGGACCGACGCGGATATCGCCGTCGCCGGCGCGAGCGACGACCGCATGGCGTTCGACCGAACGGCGAAGTACCTCGGCTATACGGACCTGCTCGAGCGGTCCGATGCCGAACTCGTCGACCTGGCCGACGAACCACGAACCGAGTTCGTTCGCTCGGTCGACGGCCGCTCGCTCTCGCTCTCGGTCCCGACCCGTCTCCTCGAGAGTACCGTGAGCGTCGTGCCGTCGCTTCGGCCGACCGAGAACGGACCGGTCGCGGGCGCGATGCGAACCCTGTCGTCGCTGGTCGCGGGCGCTGACGACCCGGATCGAGTGCCCGCCGCGACGACGCGGATCGTCGAGCCCGGTCCCGCCGTCGTCGACGCGACGACGGTTTTCGGCGGCGAACCCGCGGCCGCGAATACGCTGTTTGCGGGCGCCGCTCCCGCCGTCGACGCGGTCGCGACCTCGTTGCTCGGCCGCTCACCCGGTTCCGACGCGGCACTCGAGTCGGTCCGCGGTGACGATGCCGAACCGGTCACGGTCGTCGGGAGCTCCGTCGATTTCGATCGGCTCCGGGACCGGATTCCGGACGGCGACCTCCCGCCGGCGGACGACACGCATCCCGCCGTCTCGACCGCGTACCGAATCTACGCCACGGTGGCCGGTGACGCCGTTCCGCCACAACTCGAGGCCCGTCGATGA